TGATAGCTGAATTATTTTCTCAGTCGCATGAAATGACTGTGAGAGTTTCATTTATGTTAACAGATGGTCaatataaatagtataaaaacattgttatatatttttggtcattttatttAAGAGATTGAAAGTGGATTTTAAGTGAAGACAGCTAAATCATGgatgtctgtgtgcatgtggggCACTAATAGATAAGGACACAGACGCCAACATGTCTCTCTCCTCATGTCCATAACTACGTCCCTCTGCATGGGCTTGTCTTCCTGCAGGGCAGCCTGGCACAGAGCAGCTTGGGCTTACCTCTGATGGATGAAGTCCTGGCTGCGGTGGCTAGAAAGATAGACGAGACTCAGAGCTCAGCGCGCTAACTGGTTTGGTCTAGTCTGGACTAGTTTGCCGATGGTCAGGGTCCTGGGGATCAGAAGATCATCACCTCCTGCCAAGAGCTGGAGTCTTTCCATATGTTATTTCACATGCAATCCAGGGTCTACTCAAAGAATCTTTCTCCTGACGCAGCTACAAAATGGCTTTGTTAGGGTAGTTTTGTGTGTGAAACTTATTTTATTGgtatgtgatgtttttttctgtgagcATTTAACTGTGGTGTCAGTGAACATTCTGGGTGTTTATCTTGTTTATATTTGGCAGCTCAGACGCAGTGGTAACATTACGCTGAACCATATCCATGAAGATGAGGCTGCTGATCCCCTTTGACCTCTAAAGTCAAACTTGATTTGTCATCTACAGTCATTGCTGtgagaccgtgtgtgtgtgtgtgtgtgtgtgtgtgtgtgtgtgtgtatgtgtgtgtgtgtgtgtgtgtgtgtgcgcgcgcacacatgTGAGAGAGAGATAGTTGGTGTacctgtctgactgactgatctgtGAGACATTATGAACAGCTGAAGAGCTAATGGTCCAGCTGGAGACAGATGGCCTCTCGATAGCACTATACCCCAAAGCCAATACTCACACtctgtcactctgcctctcgtacacacacacttgcctgaacacacacatgcatccatgcatacacaaacagtcccccttacacacacacacacacacacacacacacacacacacacacacacacacacacggacggacaaatacacacgcacacactcacaccaaaaaaaacaacatacatACTCAGTGGATAGGTTGTTGTTAATCTCTTATAAACcctgaggaaacacatttttcaatatgagtttttttgtttcacagcaAGTTTGAACAATCTTTTAGCAACATTATGTGGGAGCTTGTGTTTCATGCAAGCACAGGAGCGATAAAGGAAGTTAATTTCTCCccctttttttgtaatttcctCTTTTTGTGGCTTTGCGTCTTTGTAGCGCTAATAAAAGAGACTAATCATTTCCTTACATGTACCTTATCTTGGAGTGTTGAAAATTACTTGATAGATTTGAAATCCTGGCATTGTTAGCATTCAATTCCACAAAAGTTCAGAAGAACTATGCCCATGCCAGAAAGAACAGTACAGTTATCCTATACTCCTCCCTTTACTGTCTTCATATTTTGAATTGTAGCTCACAATGTAATAGACAAAACTTCTTATTGTGGAGAGAGATATCTGTCCAGACACCATAAATAAGAGGTTGGAGCCTATggtctttttttctgcaaagtGGCTTAAATTTGCTTTCTGGCTAGTAGTTAGTGAAACCATTGGTTACAAAAAGATGTGCAATTATGAAAATAACTCTTCTTGTCACTTCATTCATTACCTCAGTGAAGGGTTTCCTAATGAGTTTATGATTTCAATTACTAGTTCCACATCTTATTCACTAAGCTATAATCTTTGCTGTGGTCCcattcagaataaaataaacaataaagaaTATGCTTTCAGGTGCACATACATAGTAATTTATTTGTAACCTGGTTCAGTCCCTTTGTGGTGTATAGAGTCCTTGGTTTGTCAGTGAGATCCATTCCTTATTCATCCACAGCTTACCCTCACATCCAAATATGGAAACTTCTGGCTACAGAATATCAATATGGCAACAGCCGTAATGCCAGCAGAACATTTGGTGATGTTTGCTTCGTCAGTTTGCATTACAGCAGTGGTTCCCAACCCCTGAGCTGTGGACCAGTTCTGGTTTGTGGTTCAGTTGGTACCGGGACtcacagaaagaatacagaacTTACAGTACTcctgtttcatttattatctgattctgaacgatgttttgttTCGGAAAATTACCAGATTGTCTCTGCCACATCTGTCAATGAGTCAATCTTGAtgcaagatgcttgcctcggtcacatgactaccttcttaaaggggtcGCTTATGCAGGTAACAGAGTACATAATTGTTAAATGTAAACTCCCAAGTTAGtgaaatcaagaaaaaataaatgtgtttggaaagtgtgtttgcacattGTAAAAAGAGCCATtgaggagacagaaaaagaacTTAAGACTTAAGAcctatgaaagaaaaagaaagctgcaaCATACCAGCTTTCATGCCGGCAGtgtatttaattttgttgtatttatttgccacaccttaaaggctggCCTGTGAAAATtttgtctgacgttaaaccggtctaTGGTGCAAAAACGGTTCGGGACCACTGTTATACAGTCTATGCTATGTGCAGAGAACATGTATTGGGAAAGCTCTGAGGTCTTGTGACTCATAGGGACTTATAGGCAAACATATAGCTGCAATTTTTCTACAGCCTCTGACAAGTTGCTGCCACGACAATGTTATGACTTTGAGAGGAAgagataaaatacattatttcTCTTGAGTATTTCCTCATTAAGGATGACAGGAGCAGAATTATATGCTTTTAGTAGGCATTGTGGTTGCTTCAATGTGTTTGCAGGCCACAGACCCAGAGGGACCCACTTTCAAAAAATTCATTACCTTGTTAAATAACTCTCAAATAATATACATACTTAAAGATTTACTTGTCATCATTGCAGCGATGCTGAATTCTGTTTGTTAAGCAGTCTTCCCTACTTAAGTACCTCGGCAGTGATTAGTGCATCCATTCTAAAATATAGAGCATTGCTCATTAATCTTGGTGAACACATAAAccattaaatcattttattttttctggcatgattttaaatattatgtGTGAGGTAGCAGCTTGGGATTGTAGAGGGAGGCAGGTGTAGATGTTATTGGTTCTACAGTTTCCAGCATATGGGCCTGTCGTGTCCCATGTGTATGTACCTGCCTCCACTGCTGTCATCTAATTATGCAGAGCAAACAAAGCTATGTGCCTGCTGACACAAGCCCGCTTCTGTGGGTTTTGATTGTTACTCATCAACTGGATGTCTTCACCTGATTAAGACATTGTCACAATTGACCTGTAAAAAATCACCAAACCAGCTTTCAATTTAGTCATTACTGCTATTGTTGTTTTCAATCTGAAATTTTTTTCTCGTGTCTGCTTACGGTGATGGTAAGTCAGATCTGTATCGGCACGGGTGAAAACGGAGTTAATGCAAGAGATCtgcattaatttgattttatgtaTCGTTCTTTGGGTGGTAAaggatgatatactgtatatacaaccACGGTATCTTGCTAAAGACTAATCTTGTTAAGCCAATTAATAACATAGAGGAGAGCCTTTGAATGAAAGCTTTGTTTAGACAGTCAAAGCTTTTAGTAGTAGCTGTATCATTAAATAAGCTTTTCATTTGTTCAGAACACCCACCTTCAGCACAAGGAGAGACTTTGATTTCGACACTCCTGCACAGGTTCCTGCATATGATAAAAATGGTCTTTCTGTTCTAGCAAACAGAGTACCTCTTTATGACTCTAACCTATTCCACCATGTTAACTTAACATGAAGCAAGTGACTCAATTAGTAATAACGTACTTCTTGTTCTAGGAATTTAGCAGGAATCTTTATGGCTGtgttaattattttcttctcttgacTCTTACATTTGAACATCAAACCCTAATAAGTAAGGCGTTGTCCTTACCCAAAATTGACAGTGCTAATACTTTTTATTAAATCCAATATCAaaactaaattattattaatatttaaggCTGACAtcacaaaattacattttgagctTTGTGTGGTTAATTGACACTAATTGCATTTCATCTGCACAGAATGGATGTCAGTATTACTGCAGAGGAAAAACAATGTGATTCAACTCTAGACTTAGAGTCAGAAAGAGCTGAAATCTTTTCCCTGTTTTTCCTTGCAGGGGTATGTGAGCAGAGTGGGGATCTGAGTCTGTGTGGGCTCgctgctctccctccatccaCACCTCCTCCTACTTCAGAGACTTCACGGCGGGCCTGCCCAACACAGAAGAAGACCACGCCTACGTCACCAAACCTCCCCCTGCCCCTCAGCTCTCAGTCGTCTCTGGGCCTGACAGCAgccccctgccctccccccagtgATGCTTCAATTGTAGTCCCTCACCTTCACCCCACTCCCACGTCACTCCCCAACCCACCTGCAAGCTCCTGGGGCCCAACAGGAGACACCCAGAAGACTTCCCTTCTGCAGCCTGTCATCCTCCCTCCATCAGCGACAATGATGGAAGCTGGCACAGTGTCGGACTTGACGGGGGAGTGTCTTCTTCAACCTACTCGTACCTGCCTTGGCTGCTTCATTGAGACTCGTGATGCGACTCACCCTAATTCCAACCAGAACCCACCCCACAACACTGACACCAGCCCTGACACAGAAACCGGACTAAGTGTAAGGATAGGGGATGTGAGCCGAGAAGACTTTGACTCTGACATTAACAACATCAGCATCCAGTGCCTGAGCCATGCAGGGGAGGCAGTGAGTCACTACGGAGAGCAGCTACTCTCTGACCAGCTACTTAGCTTTCCTTTGCCAAAAGCCCAAGGTGAGGGCAAGAGAGTGGAcggaaacaaaacaacagaggaCTGTGATGATGCAGAGGATGATGTAACAGCTAAGAACTTGTATGAGGGACTATTACTGGACAAAGTGAGTGGAGAGGAGGTTTTGCTGGCTAATGCCAGCCAGGACTGGGGTTATTTTGAATCCTTCATCAGTGAGAGTAAGATGGAACTGCTGGATCTTTGTTCTAAGAATGAACTGTCAGTTAACCTCTTCTCTGAGGAAGATGTTGACAATCTATTtgacgatgaagatgacgaTTCAACTTTAAGCAGTGATGTCTGTTCACTGAAGATTCGTTATGAGTCTTTCCAAGACAACAtgagggaaaaaacaaatgttcttCAAGAGGAGACACAGTTCAACTTTTTTCCCAGTGTACTGGCCAACTGTgtgaagaaagaggaaggagcAGGAGTCTTAAAGAGGAGTCCTGAAGAGCTTCAACTCAAAACAGATGAGCTCATCCTGGAGACAGGACAGGATTTAAAAAGTGGGGATTGCAGTGGCAGAAGCCCCCTTGATGGTTCCCAAGGCTCACCCATGTCCACTCCCAAAGTCAGCTACTTAATGGACTTTAATTCCACAGAAGAGTCAGGTGAATTTAGTGATGACAGCTCCTGCACCGGCTCCTCCTCAGACACACTGCATGAGGGCAAATATAAGAAGGGCCACTTAAAGAGACTGCTTAGCCCCTCAAATCCTCTCAACTATGGTTTGCGATCCAAGAGAAAGGTTCGATACAGTGATGATTACTTATACGATGTTGACTCGCTTGAAAGTGAAAAGAATgcagagaaaaaagagaaacctCCCACTGGtcaaaaagaggaggaggatgttgaCTGGTGTCCCAAAAAACGTCGGAAATCATATCGTAAAGAGCCACCAGTTGTCATCAAGTACATCATCATCAATAGATTTAAGGGAGAGAGACTCATGTCAGTGAAACTAGGCAAGTTGGACCCTGTGAATGCTACTGTGAgcttaaacacagacacagtgaGCAAATATGAGACACTGGCTCCTCTGAAGCAGTTCTGGCAGGAGAAGcaaagacagagacaggaaCAGCTTAAGTTGGCTGCCAGAGATAAACAACAGCGTGGTTTTCACCTAAATGGACGGCATCATCGTCCTTTTAATTCCAGTCATCccaaaagaaaatacaagatTGCAAACAGGCTTAAGGTTCAGAGATTTCACACTGTGGAGCAGTCAGTAACTGCACAGGGCTCTCCTCTCTCTGATCGGAATCACGGAAGTGTCACTAAAGAGGAGGCCACCCCCACAGTAGGGGCAATAACAACAGCCACAGGTCTCCCAGAGACATTAGACACAGACTCCATCACATACCCAGTCACAGCCAAGAGCCGCTcccaggagagggaggagagggaagggaggagattgggaggaaataaaacagtcaGGATAAGGAAATTCAAAAGTGAAGCCAGACTGAGGagcaagaaaatgaaagaagcaggagaggagggaaggagCACGACAAATGAAACAGTCGCCTGTGTCACCGCGGTACAGATTGAGGATGCTACTGCTGGGTTAGAGGAGGCAGTTAGCTCAACTACAGTCAAACCTCATTTCTCTGATAGTACAACCACCGTTCAGATATCCAAGGAGAAATTGTCCACTGACTCATCCACCTGCTCTTCTGACAAAGCTCCTCCCTCAGCGGAAGTGGAGGCTGATGTCCCAGTCATCCCAGGGGGATACTTGCAGACCCTGTTGGATGCTACAGAGTCCTCCGGTGCAACAGCGATTCCTTATTTCCCCCAGCAGCCCTCTAGGCAGCAGTATCCTCTAGGGCTATCCCTAGAGGAGAAACAGTTTTCTTCTCTGCAGCTTGCTCAGAGCTGCGTCCTCTCCCCTCCGTCTGAGTCAGAGCTCCAGCAGTCTCCCCAAAACTGCCCCAACTTCCCACAGATGTGGCATCCACAGCTTTGTGCATCTCACAGCCAGAGCTTTGGGCCTGATACCCCGGAGACGCCCATCCTACCCAACAACTTCCCAGCTGCTGTGCCCCTGAATGACAGTTTGCCAGTGTCTAACTACAGCCAGCTAAGCCCTGAGGGCGATAGGCTGCTTTATGAGAAGAACTACCTGACTGAGACTGGGCTGCAGCCTGGGGCAGATTTGCAAGTGTGTCAGTCTGCCTGTGTGGAGGGCCAGGTGCAATACCAGAGAGGGTCCCTTTGCACAGACAATGGTAGACTCATCAGCTATGACTCAGTGGGCTCTCTGTCAGCCACCTCCAGCAATTACAGCTCCCTCAGTCTCAAGTCTTGTGAACgagagggtgaggaagagggCCGAGACAGCTTCTTAGCTCATTGCAGTCCTAAAGTGGTGATTCAGCAGAGTGTGGATGCCCTTACCCCACTCAGGGAGTCCTCAGACCTGCTGGACATCTCCAACTTCACCCCAGACAAGTTTAGACACTCATCACTGTCAGAACTATCCCCTCCCGAGACTCCTAACCTGTCCCCACAAGTGGTGGGCCGTGATATGAAGATGGCAGGAAATGTTGGCGAATACCAGGAAGTAAATGATATGACTTTGGATTGCAATAGGGAGGTAAAGTGGAACTGTGACATTATGCAGCAACAAGAGCACACAGCAAATACATACACAGTGGAAGAAAGCCAGTTTCCATTGCACAACTTTAACAGTCAGGATATTTTATCAATAGATAAAAAGGAAATGGGAGCTACAGAATTTGATGATCAGACTGGTGAGGT
The Antennarius striatus isolate MH-2024 chromosome 10, ASM4005453v1, whole genome shotgun sequence genome window above contains:
- the nexmifb gene encoding neurite extension and migration factor is translated as MDVFTDTSLTLIVKTSEPENANVGDNTGVCEQSGDLSLCGLAALPPSTPPPTSETSRRACPTQKKTTPTSPNLPLPLSSQSSLGLTAAPCPPPSDASIVVPHLHPTPTSLPNPPASSWGPTGDTQKTSLLQPVILPPSATMMEAGTVSDLTGECLLQPTRTCLGCFIETRDATHPNSNQNPPHNTDTSPDTETGLSVRIGDVSREDFDSDINNISIQCLSHAGEAVSHYGEQLLSDQLLSFPLPKAQGEGKRVDGNKTTEDCDDAEDDVTAKNLYEGLLLDKVSGEEVLLANASQDWGYFESFISESKMELLDLCSKNELSVNLFSEEDVDNLFDDEDDDSTLSSDVCSLKIRYESFQDNMREKTNVLQEETQFNFFPSVLANCVKKEEGAGVLKRSPEELQLKTDELILETGQDLKSGDCSGRSPLDGSQGSPMSTPKVSYLMDFNSTEESGEFSDDSSCTGSSSDTLHEGKYKKGHLKRLLSPSNPLNYGLRSKRKVRYSDDYLYDVDSLESEKNAEKKEKPPTGQKEEEDVDWCPKKRRKSYRKEPPVVIKYIIINRFKGERLMSVKLGKLDPVNATVSLNTDTVSKYETLAPLKQFWQEKQRQRQEQLKLAARDKQQRGFHLNGRHHRPFNSSHPKRKYKIANRLKVQRFHTVEQSVTAQGSPLSDRNHGSVTKEEATPTVGAITTATGLPETLDTDSITYPVTAKSRSQEREEREGRRLGGNKTVRIRKFKSEARLRSKKMKEAGEEGRSTTNETVACVTAVQIEDATAGLEEAVSSTTVKPHFSDSTTTVQISKEKLSTDSSTCSSDKAPPSAEVEADVPVIPGGYLQTLLDATESSGATAIPYFPQQPSRQQYPLGLSLEEKQFSSLQLAQSCVLSPPSESELQQSPQNCPNFPQMWHPQLCASHSQSFGPDTPETPILPNNFPAAVPLNDSLPVSNYSQLSPEGDRLLYEKNYLTETGLQPGADLQVCQSACVEGQVQYQRGSLCTDNGRLISYDSVGSLSATSSNYSSLSLKSCEREGEEEGRDSFLAHCSPKVVIQQSVDALTPLRESSDLLDISNFTPDKFRHSSLSELSPPETPNLSPQVVGRDMKMAGNVGEYQEVNDMTLDCNREVKWNCDIMQQQEHTANTYTVEESQFPLHNFNSQDILSIDKKEMGATEFDDQTGEVLAGEKNIKSKRKGNCKQAAAGQSPKKIRAPRTPKSEKVKTPKQNSRSTKKIKAMLEGKAAKNQAGGCGTGMTDSSSTGDWSVAGWSERNSLVGDDQREFEEPSNILSNIVSGMAEVQRFMMASIEPLWNPMSEACMPSEANSLNLKTLKILAGTEADLKKKGAVLTGTGKGRKTGGKGGKNQAKFNPSHPLFPQLALGCNMFDKPNFINPGPAHKKLYRHKTSAKFPRIETLKGKRAERDPNKDIALMSSFEKLR